From Phaeodactylum tricornutum CCAP 1055/1 chromosome 11, complete sequence, one genomic window encodes:
- a CDS encoding predicted protein: MLSERKEVRPPNPIKNRIFQVVLLLAALGVVAVSIENARVAFLSENVGKQLAVTPRVKKRLPDMSETGGVVIFFHVAKTGGTTIRSNVAQMPGVRRLWVLDTPALFKNYTVEATSYLKGQPTDPTKPILFLEFHGFRSIGMKPLHNAIEKWRAVATQYNTSLFTFTVLREPVSFAVSNFNFFYAEPCSFGEKGCFWPLWPATEKSLVATASPNLQCLLLVKDHNTIFKNATRPDVKKRECVDIYEMMRQDMDWIGRTETLSTETEPLLAHVLLGNASKAAEMRVYNHNSLPAQLKASKLSTAAIQYIRNISQFDQAMYERTQMDYPIEMWEELEPQNELLSPLEKAA, translated from the coding sequence ATGCTGTCAGAGAGGAAAGAGGTACGCCCGCCAAATCCGATCAAGAATCGAATATTCCAAGTGGTTTTGTTGCTTGCCGCGTTGGGCGTTGTAGCCGTAAGCATTGAGAATGCAAGGGTCGCCTTCTTGTCTGAGAATGTTGGCAAACAACTTGCCGTAACTCCAAGGGTAAAGAAGCGGCTACCAGACATGTCTGAAACTGGAGGAGTGGTCAtattttttcatgtcgccAAGACGGGAGGAACCACAATCAGGAGTAATGTTGCCCAAATGCCGGGTGTACGACGTCTTTGGGTCCTCGATACACCGGCACTCTTCAAAAACTATACTGTTGAGGCTACAAGTTATCTCAAAGGCCAGCCAACAGATCCAACGAAACCTATCCTATTTCTCGAATTCCACGGATTCCGTAGTATTGGTATGAAACCATTGCACAATGCTATTGAAAAATGGCGGGCTGTTGCGACACAGTACAATACTTCGCTCTTCACATTTACTGTCCTGCGTGAGCCAGTTTCGTTCGCCGTTTCAAATTTCAATTTCTTTTACGCCGAACCCTGTTCCTTTGGCGAGAAAGGCTGCTTTTGGCCGCTTTGGCCTGCGACGGAAAAATCGCTGGTGGCCACCGCGAGTCCTAATCTCCAATGCCTGCTACTCGTCAAGGACCATAATACAATTTTCAAAAACGCTACACGTCCCGATGTTAAAAAACGAGAATGCGTTGACATCTACGAAATGATGCGGCAAGATATGGACTGGATTGGTCGGACCGAAACCTTGTCGACCGAGACGGAACCCCTGTTGGCGCACGTACTTCTGGGCAACGCCAGCAAGGCAGCCGAAATGCGCGTGTACAACCATAACTCACTGCCGGCTCAGTTAAAGGCATCTAAATTGAGTACTGCGGCAATACAGTACATCAGAAATATTTCGCAATTCGACCAAGCTATGTACGAACGTACGCAGATGGACTACCCAATCGAAATGTGGGAAGAACTTGAACCGCAGAATGAACTTTTATCTCCCTTGGAAAAAGCAGCTTGa